The following proteins are co-located in the Camelina sativa cultivar DH55 chromosome 12, Cs, whole genome shotgun sequence genome:
- the LOC104733498 gene encoding uncharacterized protein LOC104733498, translating to MTTSVGYPSGSSHSTGLIDVDSLFCGKLFKDKTEMRSQMRMYAVKHSFEFHTFKSDNKRYVLKCIDEKCSWRLRATKAKASDSFVVRKYISQHSCDSALRNVNHRKATTRTLAGLVSNHFAGGKLPLRPKQLMEIFRNDHGVGVSYSKAWRAQEHASELARGIPADSYEVLPSWFHMIEKKNPGTITYIKADSDNKFRYGFLAFGASIRGFKLMRKVISIDGAHLKSKYKGTLLAASAQDGNFQLYPIAFAVVDSENDASWDWFLRCLKTIIPDEEDLVFVSDRASSIATALSVNYVHAHHGICTFHLQKNLETRFRASASLLPVVHDASRAYTQYDFDYLFTQISNGDPDLGEYLWQADIRKWSRAYSPSNRYNIMTSNCAESINSRLKETREYPIVCLFDTIRSILTRWFNERREESCRHPYAVTTKVGNKMNESYNNTTRWLEVSQVNENVFEVKAALKTYMVNLDTRKCTCCMFDIDKFPCAHGIAAAKHVNLNENMFVDDYHSTERWRLAYSESIHPVGDMEYWEIPESVSTSIRPPSTRIPSGRRKKKRIASSWEYGKAKTNSKQYKCSRCGQCGHNKSSCVAAI from the exons ATGACAACCTCTGTTGGGTATCCATCTGGTTCTTCACACTCAACTGGTCTAATCGATGTTGATTCACTGTTTTGTGGAAAGTTattcaaagacaaaacagaaatgagaaGTCAGATGCGGATGTATGCAGTCAAGCATAGTTTtgagtttcatacttttaagtCAGACAACAAGAGGTATGTTCTTAAATGTATTGATGAAAAATGTAGTTGGAGGCTACGTGCAACTAAGGCTAAAGCATCAGATAGCTTTGTTGTTCGAAAGTATATTAGTCAGCACAGCTGTGACTCTGCTTTAAGGAATGTTAATCATCGCAAAGCAACTACAAGGACTTTGGCTGGTTTggttagtaaccattttgcagGAGGAAAGCTTCCTCTCAGACCCAAACAGCTCATGGAAATTTTTAGGAATGACCATGGAGTTGGTGTCTCGTACTCAAAAGCATGGAGAGCTCAAGAACATGCATCAGAACTTGCTAGGGGTATACCTGCTGATAGTTATGAGGTTTTACCGAGTTGGTTTCACatgatagaaaagaagaatccagGTACTATCACTTACATCAAAGCTGATTCTGATAATAAGTTTAGATATGGTTTTCTGGCTTTTGGTGCATCAATTAGAGGTTTTAAGTTGATGAGAAAAGTTATTTCTATTGATGGCGcccatttgaaatcaaaatataaaggGACTTTGCTTGCTGCATCAGCTCAGGATGGTAATTTTCAGTTGTATCCTAttgcttttgctgttgttgattctgagaatgatgcATCATGGGATTGGTTTTTGCGGTGTTTGAAGACTATTATTCCTGATGAAGAGGATCTAGTTTTTGTGTCTGATCGGGCTTCTTCAATTGCAACTGCGCTATCAGTAAATTATGTACATGCTCATCACGGGATCTGCACTTTCCACTTGCAAAAGAACCTGGAAACACGATTTAGAGCTTCggcttctcttcttccagtTGTTCATGATGCTTCAAGAGCTTACACTcagtatgattttgattatttgttcacTCAAATTTCCAATGGTGATCCGGATCTTGGAGAATATCTTTGGCAAGCTGATATTAGGAAATGGTCACGTGCATATTCTCCTTCAAACCGGTACAACATTATGACATCTAATTGTGCCGAGTCCATTAACTCCAGGTTAAAAGAGACTCGTGAGTATCCAATTGTCTGCCTGTTTGATACAATCAGGTCTATTttgactaggtggtttaatgaACGACGTGAGGAGAGCTGTCGACATCCATATGCTGTTACTACAAAAGTTGGGAATAAGATGAATGAATCTTATAATAATACTACCCGCTGGCTTGAAGTTAGTCAAGTAAACGAAAATGTCTTCGAGGTTAAAGCAGCTTTAAAGACATATATGGTGAATTTGGACACAAGGAAATGCACATGCTGTATGTTTGATATTGACAaattcccttgtgcacatggaATTGCTGCTGCCAAACATGTCAATCTCAATGAAAACatgtttgttgatgattatCATTCCACTGAAAG atGGCGTTTAGCATATTCAGAGAGCATTCACCCAGTAGGTGATATGGAGTATTGGGAGATTCCAGAGAGTGTTAGTACTTCTATTCGGCCACCTTCTACTCGTATACCTAGTGGCAGgcgaaagaaaaagagaatagctAGTTCATGGGAGTATGGAAAGGCTaagacaaattcaaaacaatacaaatgcaGTAGGTGCGGTCAGTGTGGACACAACAAATCTAGTTGTGTTGCAGCtatctaa
- the LOC104733497 gene encoding ubiquitin-conjugating enzyme E2 2-like, with protein sequence MARRSPSSLIRTDLRCLNRDLSPNITAVTVDDDIFRWEATLIGPVNTLYEGGVFKLRLTFPPDYPRSPPKVVFITRICHPNVADRGGIHLKVLRTDCWSPMSIVKLFKELVENLIEPEVNDEGQTIEYLANLYKSDRRRFETMAREMTNQCAGRGN encoded by the exons ATGGCCCGTCGTTCTCCTTCAAGCCTTATAAGGACTGATCTGAGATGTCTGAACAGGGATCTTTCGCCAAACATCACAGCAG TAACTGTTGATGACGACATTTTCCGTTGGGAGGCTACTCTAATCGGACCGGTGAATACTCTTTATGAAGGGGGAGTGTTTAAACTTAGGCTTACTTTTCCACCTGATTACCCAAGAAGTCCCCCCAAG GTTGTTTTCATCACAAGAATTTGCCACCCAAATGTAGCAGATAGGGGAGGCATTCACCTAAAAGTTTTGAGGACCGACTGTTGGAGTCCCATGTCCATTGTTAAGCTTTTCAAGGAATTAGTGGAGAACTTGATTGAACCAGAGGTCAATGATGAGGGACAGACCATTGAATATCTTGCCAACCTCTACAAAtctgataggagaaggtttgaaaCCATGGCTAGAGAGATGACTAATCAATGTGCTGGGAGAGGAAACTAA